The Pelodiscus sinensis isolate JC-2024 chromosome 24, ASM4963464v1, whole genome shotgun sequence genomic interval gccccccccgtgtgcccgggggggggtccAGGGACCGTGCTGCCACCCCCGtgtgcccggggggaggggagccagggaccgtgctgccccccccgtgtgcccggggggaggggtgccagggACCGCGCTGCCACCcccgtgtgcccggggggggggggagccagggaccgtgctgcccccccgtgtgcccggggggggggttccagggaccgtgctgccccccccgtgtgcccggggggggtCCAGGGACCGCGCTGCCACCcccgtgtgcccggggggggtCCAGGGACCGCGCTGCCACCcccgtgtgcccggggggggtGTTCCAGGGACCGCGCTGCCACCCCCGTCTGCCCGGGGGGGGTCCAGGGACCGCGCTGCCACCcccgtgtgcccggggggggtTCCAGGGACCGCGCTGCCCCcccgtgtgcccggggggggtTCCAGGGACCGCGCTGCCCCcccgtgtgcccggggggggtCCAGGGACCGCGCTGCCACCCCCGTCTGCCCGGGGGGGGTCCAGGGACCGTGCTGCCACCCCCGTCTGCCCGGGGGGGGTTCCAGGGACCGTGCTGCCACCcccgtgtgccgggggggggggtccagggacCGCGCTGCCACCcccgtgtgccggggggggggggtccagggacCGCGCTGCCACCcccgtgtgccggggggggggggtccagggacCGCGCTGCCACCcccgtgtgcccggggggggggtccagggacCGTGCTGCCACCcccgtgtgcccggggggggggtccagggaccgtgctgccccccccatgtgcccgggggggggggtccagggacCGCGCTGCCACCCCCGTCTGCCCGGGGGGGGTCCAGGGACCGCGCTGCCCCcccgtgtgcccggggggggtCCAGGGACCGCGCTGCCACCCCCGTCTGCCCGGGGGGGGTCCAGGGACCGCGCTGCCCCCcccgtgtgcccgggggggggtccAGGGACCGCGCTGCCACCcccgtgtgcccggggggggggtccagggacCGTGCTGCCACCcccgtgtgcccgggggggggtccAGGGACCGCGCTGCCACCcccgtgtgcccgggggggggggtccagggacCGCGCTGCCACCCCCGTCTGCCCGGGGGGGGTCCAGGGACCGTGCTGCCCCCcccgtgtgcccgggggggggtccAGGGACCGCGCTGCCCCCcccgtgtgcccggggggggggtccagggaccgtgctgccccccccgtgtgcccggggggggggtccagggacCGCGCTGCCACCcccgtgtgcccggggggggggtccagggacCGCGCTGCCACCcccgtgtgcccgggggggggttcCAGGGACTGCGCTGCCACCCCCGtgttccccggggggggggttccagggaCTGCGCTGCCACCcccgtgtgcccgggggggggggtccagggacCGTGCTGCCACCcccgtgtgcccgggggggggggtccagggacCGTGCTGCCACCcccgtgtgcccggggggggggtccagggacCGTGCTGCCACCCCCGTGTGCccaggggggggggagccagggaccGCGCCCTCTGTGGGTGCAGCTGCCCGGCTTTCCCCAGCCTGCCTGTCGGGGTCGCTGCTGTGACCGGTCCCTGCATTGATctccacagggctcccagctcctgtccctgtggGCAAGGGGGATGGGGGGCCCATGGGGCTGCCTGCGGGGGGCGCTCGGTACCTGGGggtactggggtggggggggagtttGTCCttgcagagaacagcccagaactggagaagatgacgggggggggggccctgggggcttggggggcccggcgggggggaggccaaggggctgtggaggggagacctcggggaggggggagcaatggccagaggaggggaggggaggagaggggcccaggccaCCATGTTACCTGGGCACAGAcacaggccaggggaggggctggggggggtcggaggctgggccggggggggcgcggggagcccggggggatcgggggggccggaggctgagccagggaggcgcggggagcccggggggatcgggggggtcggaggctgggccggggaggggcggggagcccggggCGATCGGGGGGGGGTcggaggctgggccgggggggcgcggggagcccggggggatcgggggggtcggaggctgggccggggaggggcggggagcccggggggatcgggggggtcggaggctgggccgggggggcgcggggagcccgggggatcgggggggtcggaggctgggccgggggggcgcggggagcccggggggatcgggggggtcggaggctgggccggggaggggcggggagcccggggggatcgggggggtcggaggctgggccgggggggcgcggggagcccggggggatcggggggggtcagaggctgggccgggggggcgcggGGAGCCCGGGAGGATCAGGGGGGTTcggaggctgggccgggggggcacggggagcccgggggggtcgggggggtcggaggctgggccgggggggcacggggagcccggggggatcggggggggtcggaggctgggccgggggggcacggggagcccgggggatcgggggggtcggaggctgggccgggggggggcgcggggagcccgggggatcgggggggtcggaggctgggccgggggggcacggggagcccgggggatcgggggggtcggaggctgggccggggggggcgcggggagcccgggggatcgggggggtcggaggctgggccgggggggcacggggagcccggggggatcgggggggtcggaggctgggccgggggggcgtggggagcccgggggggtcggaggctgggccggggggggcgcggggagcccggggggatcgggggggtcggaggctgggccgggggggcacggggagcccggggggatcgggggggtcggaggctgggccgggggggcgcggggagcccggggggatcgggggggtcggaggctgggccgggggggcgcggggagcccggggggATCTGGAGGGGGGGTCGGAGGCTGCCGGCGGTACCGGTGCTGATGGCGCCGGCGAAGTAGACGCAGTGGGTCTCGGGGCCCAGGCAGCGGACGGTCTCGTTGGCCTCGCACTCGGCGCCCTCCGACACGCAGCCCGGGCACTGCAGCAGGTTGGGCTTCGGCTGGGCCCGCGGCactggacagacagacggacggacggacagtcagccgcgggggcgggggctctgcCCAGAGCAGCAGCCCCTCGAGCTGAGTCGGGGCGGGGGTGTCCCGGGCTGGAAGGGGACGCGCAggtggaggctgggagccaggacgcctggcgAGGGCAGTGCGGTGCAGTGGTTAGCGCAGGGGCTGGGCGCCAGGACGCCTGGGCTCTGGGCCCAGTCCCAGGAGGGCAGCGGGGTGCAGTGGTTAGCGCAGGGGCTGGGCGCCAGGATGCCTGGGCTCTGGGCCCAGTCCCAGGAGGGCAGCGGGGTGCAGTGGTTAGCGCAGGGGCTGGGCGCCAGGATGCCTGGGCTCTGGGCCCGGTCCCAGGAGGGCAGCGGGGTGCAGTGGTTAGCGTAGGGGCTGGGCGCCAGGATGCCTGGGCTCTGGGCCTGGTCCCAGGAGGGCAGCGGGGTGCAGTGGTTAGCGCAGGGCCGGCCAGGGGGCTGGTTCGTACACTTCAAGGCCCCCTTGTTGCACAGGTCGCGCTGGCAGCACTTGGCGGCGCTCCGCACGCGCAGGCCGAAGGCGGAGCTGAGGCTGGAGGAGCGCGGGGGGCAGAACTTGGCCTCCGTGCAGCCCTTGTACGTGCCGATTTTCCGCTCCTTGCCTGCGGGCGAGACGGGAAGaagaatccctggggctggacgGGCAgagccgggacccagccccccgcGAAGGCTGCCCGGGGGCCCCAGGGGGATACCAGcccaggctaatagccatggatggacccaacctccatgaatttatctcgctCTCTTtggaactctgttaaagtcctggccgtcacaacatcccctggcgaggagttccacaggttgatgccAGAGCACCTCGCACGACAGGGCCccgatctcagccggggtctgggcagcgcccggcgtgCTGGGGACCCCGCTGGCTGGCTAGcagctgtgcccagcccctccccaccaggcTGGCGGACACGCAGCCACTCACCGACTGTGGTCTCGGAGGTCAGGATGAGGCAGGAGGTGTGGGAGGGCTCGCAGTCCTGCGGCTCTCCGGAGCACGCCTTGTCAGCGCTGGTGCAGCGTTCGCACTGAAGGCAGcatcctggggagggagggggttgggggggtaaCCTGTAGGGTCGccaacttctcccccccccccccagatcatTCCAGTGCGGCAGCCTGGCCTGGTCTCCCGCAGCGCTCCTTCCAGGCACTAGCAGAGCCTGGCTTGCAGCAGCtgttctgggagccaggactcctgggttccttgGTTAGGGAGTGgagtctaatggttagagcaggagggtgAGTGAAATGGAGCTGCCAGaaggcctgggttctctccctggctctatgggggcaatggggggggtaGTGGTTAGAGAGGGAGCTCTGGGGAGTCAGCGGggggcagtggttagagcagggccaGTGCCGAGGGCAGCGGGGGGTAGTGGTTAGAGAGGGAGCTCTGGGGAGTCAGCGGggggcagtggttagagcaggggcagtgccgagggcagcgggggcagtggttagagcaggggcagtgccgagggcagcgggggcagtggttagagcaggggcagtgccgagggcagcaggggcagtggttagagcaggggcagtgccgagggcagcgggggcagtggttagagcaggggcagtgctgagggcagtgaggggcagtggttagagcaggggcagtgccgagggcagcgggggcagtggttagagcaggggcagtGCCAAGGGCAGCGGGGGCAGTGCCGAGGGCAGCGGGGGCAGTGCCGAGGGCAGTGAggggtagtggttagagctggggcagcggggggcagtggTGAGCGTGGGGGCAGcccctggggcagcggggggcagtggTTAGAGGGAGGGCAGCCCCAAGGGTGGGGGCGGTGGTTGGCGCCAGACTCCCACTCACCGGTGGCCAGCAGCGCCGCGAGCAGGCAGAGGGCGAGGCGGGCGGCCATGGTGCCGAGCCGAGCGCCGGGCAGGAGGGCAGCTGACCGTTGGATGCAGCCAGCCCTGCATCCGTGGGGATTTATAGCTGCGGGGCCTGGGAACAGCCAGTTCCTGGAGGGATCCGGCTGCGGGGCCATCAATTACCTGGCCTGGCCCTCTCACAGGTGGCCACGTCTGCCTTTCCTGCCAGCCGGACCCGCCTGGGGACGTGGCACCACAGCCCAGGGCCGCCCCTGCCAGGCCGGGGGGAtctggggcggggagaggccgGGGCTGGGACATGGGGCGCCTGAGAGCATCCTCATCCCCCGTTgccccagcccagaccccccccacggGCCTTCTGCCCCTAGCGCAGGGTTCCCggaggggggagcccagcagggacacGGCCGGCCGGTGCCCAATGTGGGCAGGGTCTGAGCTCTAGGGGGGACACAGCCCCAATGCCAGGGAGACGGGCTCCGAGCACCCCACACGCTCAACAGCCACCAGCAAGATTCCCACGCTGGAGCACGGGCTGCCGGCCGGCTGGTCCGCAAACCCCGGGCGTGCGAGGCGCTGCCACGGGCACAGACAGGCTCCTGCAGGCCGGGCCAGAGCCCCCGGAGCCGGGTTAGGGGGAAACTCCCTCCGAAGAGGCTCTGGGgcacctacccccaccccaggctgggcCCAGAATGGCGCGGTCCCAGGGCAGTAAGGAGCCCTGAGAGGCCACACGATGCTGCTTGTATCACTGCCCAAAGGAGGGGTCCACTCTGGGTGGGGactggggcctagtggttagagcgagaggcggtgggggccaggactcctgcgTTCTAGCCCCAGATCCTGGAGAGCAGTGGTGTTGAGCggtgagagggggcaggcagggaaccaggactcctgggttcttacCCCACATCTGGGAaagcagtggggtctagtggttagaggggctggcggggcgccCAGgtttctgtcccagccctgggaggccagcaggggtcaGTGGTTGGAACAGGCTGGCCAGCTGTCAAACAATGGCCTTTTGTTTCCCGCACTGATTTATTGGGGACTGGCTGCAGGGAAGGAACCAGAATTGCCCCCACCCAGGAGTGGCAGGAGGGGGGTTCACGGCCCCACATGGGGGAAcctcctggggggctggagcacagaccCAGCCGCAAGGAGGGCGCAGTGTTGGGGACCAAAGGGGGGGTCTGGAGCAATGGGCACCTTGGGACCACCCCACTCCCGGGTGATGCTGGtgtcagggtggggggcaggtggcctCATGTGAGTGTGAGGGGGCCCGGCCAGCTGTCTGGTGGGACGGAGAGCAGCCTCttgggggtctggccctgggcccGGAGGGGATCAGCCAAACCTCTCTGGCCCCCGCGTCTGCGCTGTGGctgatccctgcccccagggcaggggggcagatgGTAAGTGGTAGCTGCCGCAGGCGGCTCTAGGTGACACGGGGAGCTGGCCGGGCTGGGGACAGCGGCGGGGGCTGGAgaaccccccccgccagcctcccgccctgcccAAGTGCAGCGAATGCCCCAGCTCGGCACGACATCTTCTCCCAGGCCCGGTGGGTctcggccctggggcagctcaaGCCAGGGCCCCCCTGGCTGGCATttcagcacgggggggggggcagttcagcATGGGGGGCATCTGCTGGAGGCCCTAGGAACCgagtgtggggcagggattgttACAGACTATGGTGGGCTCAGCCCAGGGCCGGGAACCCTGTCCCACGCCCCGCGGGGGCTGGGACTCCAGGGTTGgatctgtggggagtgggggctaatgGTTAGAGGGGacccgggagccaggactcctgggttctctcccagctctgatCCCTGGCGGAGGCCCGGGGCCCAGGGTGCTGAGggaggcctggctgggctggctgggggccggCCTGTGCAGCACAGAGAGTTTCTGGCCCAGGCCCCAGAGAGGCCCGGGACAGGCAGGCAGAACGGCAGCAAAGGCTGAAGCTGGAGTgacagccccgggcccccctcGCGGGCTCTCCCGGGCTCTGATGCCTGGCTGGAGGGGCAGGCCTGGGTGCTAATTAGGGTGAccctttttaaagggacagcgcCATATTTAAGCCCTCCCAGGGGAGTCccaattttttcttaaaaatggatgCAGCTCCCGTCCCTCCTGCATGGTGCCGAAAGGGCTCCTGCTGGCCTCCTGGTatgaccctgcccctgcctgccccccacccgctgcctcaAGAAGGCGCAGCACTTGGTACCAGGAGAGGCGGGTCCATCCTGGCATCCCAGCCAGGCATGGGGGGTGCAGAACACTGGGCAGGGTGGGTTGGGTCAGGCTGATTGGCCACACTCACCCCTGTGCGAGAGAATGTGGGAAAGTGTGGGTGTGCCCTGTCCCCTTGCAAGAGAGTGTATAGGAATGAGTGTGTCCCCTGTCCCTATGTGAGAGAGTGTATAGGAATGTGTGTGCCCTTTCCCTGTGCAGGAGAGTGTGCAGGAATGTGTGCGCCCTGTCCCCGTGCGAGAGTGTGCACAGGTGTGAGCGTGTCCCCGTGCAGGAGAGTGTGCAGGAATGTGTGCGCCCTGTCCCCGTGCGAGAGTGTGCACAGGTGTGAGTGTGTCCCCGTGCAGGAGAGTGTGCAGGAATGTGTGCGCCCTGTCCCCGTGCGAGAGTGTGCACAGGTGTGAGTGTGTCCCCGTGCAGGAGAGTGTGCAGGAATGTGTGCGCCCTGTCCCCGTGCGAGTGTGCACAGGTGTGAGCGTGTCCCCTGTCCTTGTGCAAACCTGGCAGCCAAGAGGGTGACTACAGGCCCCAGCTGGTAGGGTTCTGGTGAGCAGGGGCTCGGTGACCGAGCTGTGATTTGCACGTGTGCACGGTTGTGGTGAGCTGTTGGTGAGCTCGCGTGCGCACGAAGCGCGGCACCAGCGATCGCCCCGAGCCccggcagagaggaagggggcacGTGCTCCATGACGTCATGACGGCCTTAGAGGCGACTTTCCTTCTGTGCCGCCAGGGGGGGCAGCACCGGTGGCAAGGCGCATGCGCCGCGATCGAGCGGGGAACGCGGGAAAGAGGCGCGAAGGGGCCACCGGCGCGCGCCGCTTCAGGCGACGCCgggcgctgcgcatgcgcatagCCTCTCGCTGCGCAGCGGCGCCTGCGCAGAGCGCTCGGAGGACCGGGCGCACACAGAGCCGGAGGCGCAGAGCGGTTCTGCTTCCGGCGGGCGGCGGAGTTTTGCTCCCGGGTCGGGGCGGCGCGGAGCGCGGCGATGCCGGAGATCGGGATCCGTCATGTGGTGTCCGCGAGCAGCGCCGACCCGGTGCGGGGCAGACcattccggggggggggctgggagagaccatTAGGGAGTGGGGGGGTcccggggaggcgggaggggcatTCCCCGTGGAGCgcgggggagcagggcgggagagTCCATTCCGCGCGGGGGTGCGCGGCCCCCTgacagtctcccccccccccagactcactGCGCCGAGAACCTGCTCAAGGGCGACACCTACCGCAAGTGGCGGGCGGCGCAGCCCGGCGAGAAGCAGCTGTCAGTCATcctgcaggtgggggcggggcgcccggacccctgggctctggggggggggaggggcggggagcccggacccctgggctctgggggggggggaggggcggggagcccggacccctgggctctggggggggggaggggcggggagcccggacccctgggctctgggggggggaggggcggggagcccggacccctgggctctggggggggggaggggcggggagcccggacccctgggctctgggggggggaggggcggggagcccggacccctgggctctgggggggggagcccggacccctgggctctggaggggggtgggggggggagcccggacccctgggctctggggggggggtggggggggggagcccggacccctgggctctgggggggggaggggcggggagcccggacccctgggctctgggggggggaggggcggggagcccggaccccttgggctctggggggggggaggagcggggagcccggacccctgggctctgggggggggaggggcggggagcccggacccctgggctctggggggggctcgTCCCCGGCCGTGACTGTCCCCTCCCCGGCGGCAGTTCGAGAAGGAGGAGCGGATCCACAGCATCGACGTGGGCAACGAGGGCTCGGCCTTCGTGGAGGTGCTGGCCGGCAGCTCCGCCTCGCCCAGCGAGCAGGACTACGAGGTGAGAGGAGGGAGCCGCCCGTGCTGGGCTCCGGGCGCCCCCAGGcctgggtggggggcgggagggccgAGGGTGGATCGGGTTCAGCGACCCCTGGGGGGTTGGGTCAGGTCCATCGGCCACTCTCATCCGTCTGTGAAAGAATGCGGGAAAGTGTGTGTGTCCCCTGTCCCCGTGCGAGACAATGTGCAGGAATGTGTGTGTCTCCTGTCCCCGTGCGAGACAATGTGCAGGAATGTGTGTGTCTCCTGTCCCCGTGCGAGACAATGTGCAGGAATGTGTGTGTCTCCTGTCCCCGTGCGAGACAATGTGCAGGAATGTGTGTGTCTCCTGTCCCCGTGCGAGACAATGTGCAGGAATGTGTGTGTCTCCTGTCCCCGTGCGAGACAATGTGCAGGAATGTGTGTGTCTCCTGTCCCCGTGCGAGACAATGTGCAGGAATGTGTGTGTCTCCTGTCCCCGTGCGAGACAATGTGCAGGAATGTGTGTCCCCTGTCCCCGTGCGAGACAATGTGCAGGAATGTGTGTGTCCCCTGTCCCCGTGCGAGACAATGTGCAGGAATGTGTGTCCCCTGTCCCCGTGCGAGACAATGTGCAGGAATGTGTGTCCCCTGTCCCCGTGCGAGACAATGTGCAGGAACGTGTGTGTCTCCTGTCTCCGTGAAGGAGAGTGTGTAGGGATGAGTGTGCCCTGTCC includes:
- the LOC142819676 gene encoding phospholipase A2 inhibitor and Ly6/PLAUR domain-containing protein-like, with the translated sequence MAARLALCLLAALLATGCCLQCERCTSADKACSGEPQDCEPSHTSCLILTSETTVGKERKIGTYKGCTEAKFCPPRSSSLSSAFGLRVRSAAKCCQRDLCNKGALKLPRAQPKPNLLQCPGCVSEGAECEANETVRCLGPETHCVYFAGAISTGTRNYTYAVRGCATKSSCISRVGVYRLPGVFTDVVITSECNPARTPTPSPSPSPAPTPEN